A window of Kyrpidia spormannii genomic DNA:
CGTGGATGGGGTTGGGTACGCCGCCTCCGTAGATCCCGGAATGCAGGTCTCCCTTCGCACCGTACACATCCACCTGCAGAGCCGCCATCCCCCTGAGCCCGTAACAGATCGCCGGACGCCCGGGGGCCAGCATGGAGGTGTCGGAAATCACCAGCACATCCGCCTGGAAAAGATCCCGGTTCGCCTCCAGACACCCCGGCAGACTCCCGCTGCCCACCTCTTCCTCGCCTTCAAAGCAGAATTTTACGTTCACCGGGAGTTCTCCGACAGTCTTTAGCCACGCTTCGACCGCCTTCACGTGCATGAAAACCTGGCCCTTGTCATCGCTCGTACCCCGGCCGTAGATTTTCCCATCCCGCACCTTGGGTTCAAAGGGCGGCGACTGCCAAAGGTTCAAAGGATCCACGGGCTGGACGTCATAATGGCCATAAATCAGCGCTGTCGGAGCTCCAGGTTTGCCCATCCACTCTCCATATACCACGGGATTCCCCGCCGTTTCCACCAGCCGCGCCCCCTGCACCCCCGCCCGGGTCAGCGCATCCACCAACCAGCGGGCCGCCGCCAGGACATCCCCCTTGTGCTCGGACAGGGCACTGATGCTCGGAATGCGAATAAAATCCTTGAGCTCCTCTAAAAATCTTTCATTTTCTGCCTCGGCATATCGGATTGCGGCGTCAATTCCATTGTTCACGATCTGTTCCCCTTTCGTTCACAAATATGGCCCAGAACGTCCCTGTCTTCCCCCCGGGATTTCTGTTAAACTTCTGTAAGAGACTGACAAAAGGAGGGGTCTACTTTATGAAGAAACTTCTCGCTGTCCTCGCGGCAGGCGCTTTGTTAGTGGCGGGTTGCGGCGCTGCATCTTCCCCGTCCTCTTCGGGCTCGGGTTCCTCCAGTGCCTCGACGCCCAACACCTCCAGCCAAAGCGGGTCGTCCTCTTCCTCGTCTTCATCTTCGGGTTCTGGCGGCGGCAGTGCGGACGCGACAGCCTTGTACCAACAGAATTGCCAGGCGTGTCACGGCGCCAACCTCGAAGGAGGAGTCGGACCCGCGCTGGACAAGGTGGGCGCCAAACTGTCCGAAGACCAGATTCAAAAGCAGATCGAAAACGGCGGTGGAACCATGCCCGGGTTCAAGAGCAGCATGAAAGAGGACGACATCAAAGCCCTCGCCACTTGGCTTGCCGCCAAGAAGTGAGAACGACTCCCAATCTTGAGAAAACCTCCAAGCCGGTTGCCTCGGACAGCCGGCTTGCCGTTTTCTTGCATCCCTTCATCTCAGTCGCCGGGCAGTTGTTCCTGTTGCCCGGCGATCCGGCTCGGATGCTGCCTCACTGCATTTGCTATTGCTATCCTATATAGTACCACGCCGTGCCACTTTATTCCCGCCAGGTGGTCGTTCCCGCCAAAATGAAAAAGCCCGGTCCCGGACACCATGGCCCTGGTCGAGCTTTTGAACAACCATCCTTGAACACGACATACGGGTTATTCCATTTTGACCTCCTCCCCCGCCTGAAGGCGGAGGATTCCTTCCTGCCACCAGGGGCCTTGTTGCACCCCTTGGATCGGTCGAACAACCGACTCCCCGGCGCTACACCGGAGAACAGGCGATCCGGGCCAGTCCAGCCCTTAAAATGTTCATCGCTCCCACTGTGTCGGCATTGCCCTCATACCCGCACCTCTCGCACCGGAATGTCGATTGCCTCGGCCGATTCGCATTGCTCACATGCCCGCATTCCGGTACCGGGCATCTTTGGCTCGTGTACGGGGCCGGGACGGTCCCCAGCCAGCCTCCCGACCAGTGGAGCTTGTAGCCCAAGAACGTTTGAAACATGAACCACCCTTGGTCCAGGATCGCTTTGTTCAGCCCGCTCTTGGCCCGCACGTTCTTTCCCGGATTCTCCCTCGTCCCCTTGGCTGACCGGCTCATGTTCTGGATCCGCAAATCCTCCACAAACACCATCGCGTGGGTTTTGCTGATGGCCGTGGAGGTCTTGTGCAGAAAATCCCGCCGGGCATTCGCAATATGCGCATGAAGACGCTGAAGCCTGGCCTTCTGTTTCTGCCAGTTTCGCGAGAACCTTTTCTTCCGCGACAGCTTCCGCATTTCCCAAGCCAGTTTCTTTTCATGCCGCCGGAACCATCCCGGCGCATCGACAAACGTGCCGTCCGACAACGCCGCAAAATGCACAATTCCCCGGTCGATCCCCACAGCCGACTCCGACGGGTGAACCGGCTCCGGCACGTCGATCTCCGTCTGGAAAGAGATGTACCAGTGCCCGGCTTGCCATGTTACCGTGGCATTCCGAATCGTCCCGTCGATGGTCCGGGACTTGCGGAACTTCACCCACCCGATCTTGGGGAGGCAAACCTTTGGCAAGACACACCGCCCGTCTGCATCCTTAGTCGACAGGTTGAGCTTGATCTGTTTCGGGTCCGGAAAGCGCAGGCCCGCCTCGTCCCGGTTCTTTTTCTTGAACGTCGGGAAGCGCGCCGGGTTGGACTTGTCAAACGCCGCCCGGATTGCCCGATCCAGGAACTTGAGCGTCCATTGCAGGGGATGTATGGGCGCATTCGCCAAAAACCCGTATTCCTCGCTGTGTCTCCAGAGTGTCAGGAGCCGGGCAAGCTCCTCATACGAGAGTAAAGGGTACCCGGCCTCCAGTCGCCCCTTTTGCAAGGCCAGCGCCTTGTTCCAGACCAACCGCGCACATCCCCGGTAACGGGTGAGGCACTGGGATTGTTCCGTTGTCGGTTCCAAACGGAATCGAAATGACTTGAGAATTTTCATGTTTTTAGGATATACTTGGTCTATGACAAAGTCAAACGAAATCCGTACAGGTCGACATTGCGTATATAATCTTCATGTCCATTTGGTCTTTGTGACTAAATATCGGCGCGGAGTGTTCACCAAAGAGATTTTGGAAGACCTGCGCGAGATTATGGCCTCCGTCTGTAAAGGTTTTGAAGCCGAATTGTTGGAATTTGACGGTGAGGATGACCACGTGCACCTTTTGGTGACCTATCCACCCAAAGTGGCCATTTCCACGCTGGTGAACAGTCTGAAAGGCGTGTCCAGCCGCCTGATTCGAAAGAAAAACTATACGCAAATTCGCCGAAAGCTATGGGGTGGACATCTCTGGTCCCCAAGTTATTTCGCCGGGAGCTGTGGCGGCGCTCCTCTGTCCGTTATCCGACAGTATATCGAGAGTCAGAGAACACCTGAATGACGCGCCTTATCCTCTTCCTGAAGGAAGAGGTTTGCGGCGCGTTTTTTTCAGATCAACACCCCGAGAGAGGGGCTTAGAAAGGCCGATTGCCCGCCATGCCCCAGATTCTCTTCTCCCTGGGCTCTACTGCCCGGCCGCCTGGGCTCCGGCCGAGGGCTGCTCGGGAAGAGGCTTGGGCAATGGCTGAGGAGAAGGCTGAATCTCCTCGATGATCCGGGCCCGGAGCAATAGAGGTTTGGACGGATCGCCATTTCCTGCGGGCTGGGGCAGGGCAATATCCGCATTCGCGCTGGGCGGCGTGCTCACCGAAGCGCCGCCTCCCGCCGTTGCTGCACCCTGGCTTGGTGCGGACATCTCCGGCGGCGCGGCGGGAGTCAGAAACGGTACGCTATCCGAGGGCGAACCCTGTGTAGCCGCACCGGCCTTCGGGGCCCCTCCGGATCCAGGAGCGGGAGATTTTGAAGCCGCCGGGCCGCCTTTCTGACCCGGAACCTCGGGCACCACTCCGTAGATCACGACCCGCTCCCCGACGAACAGTTCACCTTGTCCAATCGGCTGCCCGAAGGAAGTCTGAAACTCCGCCGTCGACGTATCCACGCGATATGTTGGCCCAAGCATAATGTATAGTGTGCATACTTTTCCCGGCGGGCACGTCGGACGCCAATCATCGGCCTTGACCGTCGCCCACCCGGGTTGTACCTCGGTGACCTGCCCTTGAATCACCACATCCCGCCAAACCGGGTCCACCGGCGCCTGCGCCCCGGAGCCCACCGCCGGGCCCGCCGTCAACCCCGGTACGGCCCCAACAAATGAAGCCATCAAAGCCCCCGCCGCCATCGCGGTTTTCACCTGAATCCCCTCCCGGTCTCTCGACCTTCCGATCTACTCATCCTAATAGACGGGCGGGACGGCCGATTTGTTCCCGGCGATCAAACCGGCTGTCGGTAGGTAGAACCCCCTTGCAAGTACCCAGGCGGGGGGACCCCTTGACACCGTCATTTTTCGAAGCGCGCCTACGATGAGTTGGAAAAAGAGGGGCTGGTCGTCTCCGTGGTGGGCAAGGGCTCCTTCATCGCCGGCCAGAACCCGTCGTTCTTAAAAGAACAGCGGCTCAAGGCAATCGAAGAACAGCTGGCCAGGGTGGTGAAAGAGTGTCGAGCCCTGGGCCTCGGGCTGGACGACATCAAAACCATGCTCGAGATTCTGTACGAGGAGGAGCGCTGATGAAAGAAGTGGTGACTTTGGAGGGCGTCAGCAAAACATTCCGGGGCTTTCACTTGGACAATGTGTCCTTTTCGATCAAGAGAGGGTATATCACCGGCTTCATCGGGCCAAATGGCTCCGGCAAGACGACGACGATTAAGCTGATCATGGACCTGTTGCACCCGGATGCGGGCACGGTCCGGCTGTTCGGGCACAGCGATCCCCGCAGCCGTCAAAAGGCCAAAGACCGCTGCCATGGGTTGGGCGCATCTCGGGGGCGTGGTCACCGCCGCCCTCCTGTGGTCCGCGACCATTCTCCCGTTGTATTTTTGGTTGGGATCGGTGTTTGTACAGTATTTGAGTTTCATTGTTTTCGTGATCGCTTTTGGCATTGGGTCTGCGGCGGGAGCCATTCGCGCTTTAGTCAGTTCCGAAAGTACCGGGTGGATCGTGCACCTGTGGGCTTGGTCCCGGAGCCTCGCAGCCGGAGAAGCCTTGGCTTGGGTTTATCTGCTCCTGACAGCCGCGGTGCTTTTTGTGGGGTCTATGCTGCCGTCCGTCCGCCTCTACCAACGGCGGGAGTTTTGAAAATGGCCCGCCCACCAAGGTGAGCAAGGGCATGTTAAAAAATCAACGGATCCTCAAAATTCACCGCGGGACTTCGGCCCAGTTGGAGAATATTTCGGGGTCGCTGTTCCCCTAAACAGTAAATCCGTATGTTGTCCTCGGATTTGTCCATAATCCGGCTCAACGTGCGCACGAGGCCGGCGTACCGCACCTCATCCAATGTACACTCGAAGACCGATTTTTGCACCCTCTGCCCCACGCGTTGGCAAGCCTGGGCCACCCGGCGCAGGCGCTTTTGGCCCGACTTCGTATCTGTGTAGATATCGTAGGCCACTAGGATGAACATGGCGATCCCCTTTCAACGATAAAAAAATGGAACGTACACGGCATCGCTGCGGATAGCCCGGGCCAAAAGCCGGGCCTGGAGATATGGCAACATTCCGAACGTGATCGGTCTCTTGAAAAGCGGGTGCCGACACGCATCTTGCTTCCGCCTTTGATATGCGTCAAGAACCGTTTTCCGCCCGCCTTCGTTTAACAGCACAGCCCCACCAGGCACAGCATCAAAATCCTGCTGTCGGAGTTGTCGGCGATTGATCAGGGTGATGGCCGTTCGGTCGGCCAGAATCGGCCGCAACTCTTCCATCAGATCCAAGGCCAGAGCAGGCCTCCCCGGTCGCAGAGCATGCAAATAGCCGATTTGTGGATCCAGGCCCGCGGCCTCGACGGCAGATGTACAGTCGTTACCGAGCAACGAGTATAAAAAAGAGAGAACTGCATTGACCGGGTCCCGAGGAGGTCGGCGATTCCTTCCCGTGAACCGCCACGTCCCGTCGCCCCGCAGCAGATTGGAAAATTGGCCAAAATATCGTTTTGCGTTGATTCCTTCCATACCACGTAGGGCATCCAAATCGCAAACCTGCGGCAAGCGGCGCAAATCCCTGGAGATTTCTCCGGCGGTCTGCTGGAGCTCACTGCGCACCGTCTCCTCCGAAACGTCCCGGGCCGCCCGAAGCAGCACCTGCCGGCTATTGTGCATTTTCCCGGCGAGAATAGCCTGAACAATCGGGACCGCCTTGGCCGGCTCACGAAACAGACGGTGCTGGGCAACGCGCAGCAATACATTGCCCGATTGACGGCCCTCAATACGGTACAGGAACCGGCCCCGGGAGTTCAGGACCGCCACGGACCGCCCGTCCGCGGCGCACCTGGCGAGCAACGGACTCGTCAGTGATACACGCCCCAAGAGGTTGTCCCGGTCGTCGTGGATTTTCGTGACGGCCTTTTTCTTCAATTTACGCGGTGATGGATTTGTTTTCCTGCTGTGGTTGCGGATGTACACATTTGTGTAATGCATCAAGAAGCAGAGGGATTTGGCGAAATCCCTTGACGGTCCTGAACTTTTTCTCCGCCTCCAAAAATCCTGCAGCCGCCCAGCGCAGCACCTGTTCCCCATTCTGCCAGCGCTTGACGTTCCGACTCACCATCCGCACCTTCTCATTGGCTGATTCGATCGCATTCGTCGAGCGCAGAGTTCCCCGAAGCAGTTCCGGAACTCCCAGCCGGATCACGGTCACGGTCTCTTCCATCCCCTCGCGCAAACTGGCTGCTGCTCCTGGATGCGACTTCTCAAGTTGTGCCGCCAAGCGCCGCAGGGCCGCCAGTGCCTCTTTTTCGGTTTCCTGGCGCCAGGCCTCCCGCAATTGCCTCTTGACCCAATCTCGCTGTTTCTCCGGCAGATGCTCCAGGACATTGCGCTCCTTGTGCACCTGACACCGCTGAACCAATGCCGTCTCTCCAAACACGTCCCGTACTGCGGCACGCAAAGCCTTACTCCCGTCGATGACGACCAGGATCCCATCATCGGTTTTCAGTCCCCGGTCCACAAGATCGGTCAGCAGTCCTTTACACACTGTCGCATTCTCTGTCGCTCCCTCCCAGATGCCCAGGATCTGCTTCTGTCCCCCTACGTCAATCCCTAATGCCGCCACTACGGTGTGGTCCGCCATGACGATCCCGTCAATAACTAGCGCCACGTACCGGCGGTCGTCCAGGCGCCGCTGCATGAGTTTTTCGAGCAGCTTCTTCGTGGCGGCAATGAAACGCCGGCTAACGGCGCTCTTGCTCGTGCCGGAGGTTTCCACCTCGTTTCCGACCGGCTCAAGACCAAACGCATAGTTTCGGGTCGACAAGCCATGAATCATCCGCTCCAACGCGGCCTGGGTCAGCAGCGTTGGATCCTGAAAAGCCTGGTAGGTCTCCAGCGGGATTTCATGACCGTCGACGCTGCGTACCCGAACTTTTTCCACAGCCACCTTCCGGCCCCCAAGCATCACGGAGCCCTTTTCCTTTCCGTGTCGCACAGCCTTGCGCTTTGGATTGTGTTTCCCTTTGGGGCCCACCAAAGCTTCGACTTCCTCTCGCATCATGAGTTGAATCACTCGAAGCCCGGTTTGAACCGCCAAGGCCATGAGTCCCTCTTTCGCGCTCTCCATCACGTCCAGTAGCGACAGTTGGAGGGTGAACTGCTGAAAAGGATCTAGTGTCGAAAACAGGCTCTGGTCATTTCTCACAATTTGATGTACCCTTGATTTCATAGGTGGCGTTCTCCTTTCTTGTTGTGCCCAATCCCGTTATACCAAACGGGTTCAGGAGACCGCCACCTTCAAATTTCCACGAAACCTGGGACAACGCCCGCCCCAATACGACGATGCCCTGAAGATGATGCAGGGGGATGCGCAAGCTCCTCTCTTGCCCGGTCTCCGGGCTTGAACTGCGGTTCTGATCCCCCTTCCAGGTAACCACCACATTATCGTGGTCCAAGCGCAGGATCGCCCCCTCTGTTTGCACGTACAGCGTGTTCATCGCCTCCTGAATCATGTTTCAACCTCCCCCCACATCGCATGGAGTTCTCCCGGATAACCCCCCTTTTTTTCCGTCAGTCGCGCGTTCCTTCTCGCTGCCTCTCTTCCACCACCTGTTGCACCAAAGGCCAGTCTGACCAATGATCCGGCAGATGCCCATCCGTCGCATCGGGGAGACAGATTGGCTCCAGGGAACACCGATTGCACCGCTTGTCGTTAACCGCTGGCGGCAGAACGCCGCGATGATTCACCCCGCGGATCTCAGCGACAATTTCCAAAACCAGTTGGCGTAGCCTATCGTCAAGGAGCACTTCCCGTCGATGTCGGGACTGCACATGATAAATCGCTCCCTTTGGCACGGCCACGCCAAACATTTCTTCTAAACACAACGCTTGTCCACATAACTGCAACTCATCGTGGATCGACGCCTTCATCCTGCCGAACTTGAACTCAACCGGGAAAGGAATGCCGCCTCGAATTTCCACCCGATCGCACTTACCAACTAGACCATACCGATCGGACCACACGGCCAGACCCGTCAACACCCGTATACCGTCTTGGGATTGCGCCCCTTCTTCATCAACCCGCTCGTGCACCCATCTCCCCTTGGCCGTATAAATATTCTCCGCCCACGCCTGCTCGATATGGATCAACGCATACTGCCGCGGACAATAGCTGTAATGTTGAATCGCAGACAGGGGAACCCAATCCTCATCCGCCCACTCGATCTCTTCCCGCCCCACCGTCGAATCGCCGGGATCGCTCATGCTCCACCCTCCGCCCGTCGTTCTCACAAGGACATCGAAATATCTTCACGTTATCTATCATTGTGAACAGAATTTCGACGGGTTAGACGTGCGGCTGATGATTTCAAACAAGAAGTTTGCGTTGTTGACCGAGGAAACCGCCGGGGCTTAATAAAGCCTCATCAAAACATGGAAGGCTTTAAATGATCATGGCATTGTTCCACAGATGTTCACACTGAGGGGCTCGCCGAAGGACCGACCACCGAGGCAACAATGGGGCCGCGGAGTCACTCCGCGGATCTACGACGGCTGGGGGATTAAAAACTCCATCTGAGGATGCTTCAATGGGGCCGCGGAGTCACTCCGCGGATCTACATTTTCCTGCCAATCTCCTACGATACGGTAGACTTGCTTCAATGGGGCCGCGGAGTCACTCCGCGGATCTACTTGACTTACAATGGCAGCCTAATTTCGGTATTATACGTGCTTCAATGGGGCCACGGAGTCACTCCGCGGATCTACGAGCTTGTGGCTTTCGTTGGAATGCTGTACTTCGCGCTGCTTCAATGGGGCCGCGGAGTCACTCCGCGGATCTACATCGAGGCAATCAACGAGCTGCAACGGAGGCTGAAAGGCTTCAATGGGGCCGCGGAGTCACTCCGCGGATCTACACGTCACGCATCCGGCCATGATGGAACAGCCGAAGTACCTTCAATGGGGCCGCGGAGTCACTCCGCGGATCTACGAGTATCTGTGTATCAGAGTTACCAGTGTTACCGCCCTTCAATGGGGCCGCGGAGTCACTCCGCGGATCTACGGGGGTGATCGCCAACGAACATCGTTCCGAAAGTGGGCCCTTCAATGGGGCCGCGGAGTCACTCCGCGGATCTACGATCCAAATTCGAGACCGTTCCCAATCGCTCCAAGAACCTTCAATGGGGCCGCGGAGTCACTCCGCGGATCTACCTGAGATGGGGAAATGATGTGTCTTTTGTGTCGAATCCTTCAATGGGGCCGCGGAGTCACTCCGCGGATCTACATAGTCCACAAGCTTGCACCGTTCACCATCCGTCTCAACCTTCAATGGGGCCGCGGAGTCACTCCGCGGATCTACTCCTCGCTTATTATACCTTGTGTGGTGCGGATTTCAATGGTCTTTTTCGCGAACCTCAGTTGCATGGTACTCCGCGAAGGCATTCCATCTCACACCTCTTTCCCTTTTTCCCCGCCACACCAGCAAAAAATCCGGATCGCGAACCCCCTGGGAAATCCCCCATCACTACAGGTTCGCGCAAGCAACCAGAGATGCCCGCAAACAGCCCCCGCCGACACCGGCGCCATCCAGTGACAGCACCGGAATCGGCTCCTCACCCTTCTCCCATAAGCACTATTTCCCTGAAAATCTGCTTGCTCATATTCGCCGCAGCCTTACACTCCCCGAGACATACCGCCATAACCACTCCCCCATGCCGTGTAAAGCCGACTGGCTCCCCCACAGCCCGGAGAAGTAAAGAGGCTTGGTCCCTCACTGCAACCTCCTCACACCCGAGTGCCCTCTCACACCTGTGGTGGACACCACTGCCCCAGCTATTTGGCCTACCTTAAATTGGCTACCGCCAAGCAACTCCTCCCACCACCCTACCGTTGCGGGACCTACATCCGAGTACCTTCGCTTTTTCCCTGAACCTCCGGTTGGGACCACGATGCCGCCACCGGAGCGAATAAACCGAGTCCATAATGACACCCATATCCGAAAGCAAGGGGGCCCGGAACTGGTTCCGGGAACTCGATATGGTAGAACCCTCCGTGACGATCCGGTTGGCTTTGGGAACTTCCTTTGCTTCGAAAACGCCGGAACTGAAGCACAGAGGCCGCCCGGCCCCCCACGCGCACGAAGGGCTTCCATTCAATCAACACTGGTTCCGGCAGCCCCCGAAGGCGAATCTCTTTCCTCAGTTGCTCCTCCCTGCCGAATTTCCCGCCCTTTTTCTGGAACCACGGGTGAAGATAAGGGGTCACCGATTCCCAAACCCGGGCCGGACCGAGCAAGGAAGACAAGGAAGACTCCATTCCTTTCGCCACGGCCTGGTCCAACCTCGATCCCAGCCCTTCCAAGAACACCCGCCACTCTTGTTCCCCGGTATATAGTTTCCTCAAAGATTGCAACACACGAATTAACGGTTCAGTAAATGGTTCCGCACTGTACAGCAAAAGATGGTCCACCCGGCCATCCCTATCCGCGTCTTCCGGGAGAAAGAACGCATGGTTATGACTGTCGGCGAGGACGCGTTGGTGCTCGTCCCGCCCGGTGATCGTCCGGGGAGCTTGTTTGTCCAGACGGCTTAACAAGGCTCGGCGGAACAACTCCGCCACCGTAACGGCATTAAATCGGCTCGGCAAGGGAGTTCCGGCCAACGCAAAACGCGCGATGTGAAAGGCGCCTCTGCCCTCGTCTCCCCCACCGCGATTGTCAATTTTTTCTTCGAAACACCCGTAG
This region includes:
- a CDS encoding c-type cytochrome yields the protein MKKLLAVLAAGALLVAGCGAASSPSSSGSGSSSASTPNTSSQSGSSSSSSSSSGSGGGSADATALYQQNCQACHGANLEGGVGPALDKVGAKLSEDQIQKQIENGGGTMPGFKSSMKEDDIKALATWLAAKK
- a CDS encoding RNA-guided endonuclease InsQ/TnpB family protein, with protein sequence MKILKSFRFRLEPTTEQSQCLTRYRGCARLVWNKALALQKGRLEAGYPLLSYEELARLLTLWRHSEEYGFLANAPIHPLQWTLKFLDRAIRAAFDKSNPARFPTFKKKNRDEAGLRFPDPKQIKLNLSTKDADGRCVLPKVCLPKIGWVKFRKSRTIDGTIRNATVTWQAGHWYISFQTEIDVPEPVHPSESAVGIDRGIVHFAALSDGTFVDAPGWFRRHEKKLAWEMRKLSRKKRFSRNWQKQKARLQRLHAHIANARRDFLHKTSTAISKTHAMVFVEDLRIQNMSRSAKGTRENPGKNVRAKSGLNKAILDQGWFMFQTFLGYKLHWSGGWLGTVPAPYTSQRCPVPECGHVSNANRPRQSTFRCERCGYEGNADTVGAMNILRAGLARIACSPV
- the tnpA gene encoding IS200/IS605 family transposase, with product MTKSNEIRTGRHCVYNLHVHLVFVTKYRRGVFTKEILEDLREIMASVCKGFEAELLEFDGEDDHVHLLVTYPPKVAISTLVNSLKGVSSRLIRKKNYTQIRRKLWGGHLWSPSYFAGSCGGAPLSVIRQYIESQRTPE
- a CDS encoding GntR family transcriptional regulator, producing the protein MEKEGLVVSVVGKGSFIAGQNPSFLKEQRLKAIEEQLARVVKECRALGLGLDDIKTMLEILYEEER
- a CDS encoding ABC-2 transporter permease — its product is MGWAHLGGVVTAALLWSATILPLYFWLGSVFVQYLSFIVFVIAFGIGSAAGAIRALVSSESTGWIVHLWAWSRSLAAGEALAWVYLLLTAAVLFVGSMLPSVRLYQRREF
- the cas2 gene encoding CRISPR-associated endonuclease Cas2, translating into MFILVAYDIYTDTKSGQKRLRRVAQACQRVGQRVQKSVFECTLDEVRYAGLVRTLSRIMDKSEDNIRIYCLGEQRPRNILQLGRSPAVNFEDPLIF
- the cas1c gene encoding type I-C CRISPR-associated endonuclease Cas1c, with amino-acid sequence MGRVSLTSPLLARCAADGRSVAVLNSRGRFLYRIEGRQSGNVLLRVAQHRLFREPAKAVPIVQAILAGKMHNSRQVLLRAARDVSEETVRSELQQTAGEISRDLRRLPQVCDLDALRGMEGINAKRYFGQFSNLLRGDGTWRFTGRNRRPPRDPVNAVLSFLYSLLGNDCTSAVEAAGLDPQIGYLHALRPGRPALALDLMEELRPILADRTAITLINRRQLRQQDFDAVPGGAVLLNEGGRKTVLDAYQRRKQDACRHPLFKRPITFGMLPYLQARLLARAIRSDAVYVPFFYR
- a CDS encoding IS256 family transposase — encoded protein: MKSRVHQIVRNDQSLFSTLDPFQQFTLQLSLLDVMESAKEGLMALAVQTGLRVIQLMMREEVEALVGPKGKHNPKRKAVRHGKEKGSVMLGGRKVAVEKVRVRSVDGHEIPLETYQAFQDPTLLTQAALERMIHGLSTRNYAFGLEPVGNEVETSGTSKSAVSRRFIAATKKLLEKLMQRRLDDRRYVALVIDGIVMADHTVVAALGIDVGGQKQILGIWEGATENATVCKGLLTDLVDRGLKTDDGILVVIDGSKALRAAVRDVFGETALVQRCQVHKERNVLEHLPEKQRDWVKRQLREAWRQETEKEALAALRRLAAQLEKSHPGAAASLREGMEETVTVIRLGVPELLRGTLRSTNAIESANEKVRMVSRNVKRWQNGEQVLRWAAAGFLEAEKKFRTVKGFRQIPLLLDALHKCVHPQPQQENKSITA
- a CDS encoding CRISPR-associated endonuclease Cas1 codes for the protein MIQEAMNTLYVQTEGAILRLDHDNVVVTWKGDQNRSSSPETGQERSLRIPLHHLQGIVVLGRALSQVSWKFEGGGLLNPFGITGLGTTRKENATYEIKGTSNCEK
- the cas4 gene encoding CRISPR-associated protein Cas4, which produces MSDPGDSTVGREEIEWADEDWVPLSAIQHYSYCPRQYALIHIEQAWAENIYTAKGRWVHERVDEEGAQSQDGIRVLTGLAVWSDRYGLVGKCDRVEIRGGIPFPVEFKFGRMKASIHDELQLCGQALCLEEMFGVAVPKGAIYHVQSRHRREVLLDDRLRQLVLEIVAEIRGVNHRGVLPPAVNDKRCNRCSLEPICLPDATDGHLPDHWSDWPLVQQVVEERQREGTRD
- the csb2 gene encoding type I-G CRISPR-associated protein Csb2, encoding MDHEWAVAFRFPGGRYHANPWGRHVNEGDVEWPPSPWRVLRALMATWFHKGPVIREDLLYGEDGDGQGRLEADQVFDSLVVKLASVLPVYYLPKASRGHTRHYMPGPGHDKSLVFDGFVRLNPEDRVVMAWPGLAFADEERLLLDRILRHMTYLGRTESWVEARLVEWTGIPNCYPIERESVYGSTAEDMEPVAVMAVQSEDQFLAWRDGVREGSRIGGGNTRRGRRGPKIPVTIVEALAVDTSDLEREGWNQPPGSRRVIYLRPYGCFEEKIDNRGGGDEGRGAFHIARFALAGTPLPSRFNAVTVAELFRRALLSRLDKQAPRTITGRDEHQRVLADSHNHAFFLPEDADRDGRVDHLLLYSAEPFTEPLIRVLQSLRKLYTGEQEWRVFLEGLGSRLDQAVAKGMESSLSSLLGPARVWESVTPYLHPWFQKKGGKFGREEQLRKEIRLRGLPEPVLIEWKPFVRVGGRAASVLQFRRFRSKGSSQSQPDRHGGFYHIEFPEPVPGPLAFGYGCHYGLGLFAPVAASWSQPEVQGKSEGTRM